A window from Actimicrobium sp. CCC2.4 encodes these proteins:
- a CDS encoding methyl-accepting chemotaxis protein: protein MIPSKMTVASRLALAFSTILLLLLCAAGIGIWSLQGVGEIAGKMMSTTMVKAGLVQEWHAATHLNGARLITVLSGNDAAIQKKTEADIKATSARISEIQKQLETLKNETEAPVYTEIGERRSAYIKARTTAFSAKKEGNDEATKAAIGGQLEPALAAYLTTLDKLANQQRATIDDAKAEVARRGHSGQLLIAVFTGIALLAGLASAILITRGLLRQLGGEPGYAMQVTANIAAGDLHSPIDLRPGDQSSLLFALKTMRDRLGEIVGQVRVGTDTIANASGEIASGNMDLSARTEAQAGSLEQTASSMEDLISTVRQNADNARQANSLAASASAVAVRGGAVVAEVVGTMTSINDSSKKIVDIIGVIDSIAFQTNILALNAAVEAARAGEQGRGFAVVAAEVRSLAQRSATAAKEIKGLISDSVDKVDAGARLVDQAGVTMDEIVTSVQRVTDIMGEISSASAEQTRGIEQINMAITEMDDVTQQNAALVEQAAAAAQSMQDQAHHLSDVVSIFRLDGTSPPLQVAARNGTVAAVRLPVARKALIARAAGASSLAVKKPTVANDDWEEF from the coding sequence ATGATCCCCTCCAAAATGACTGTTGCATCCCGGCTTGCGCTGGCCTTTTCGACCATCCTGTTGCTGCTGCTGTGTGCGGCCGGCATCGGCATCTGGTCGCTGCAAGGCGTCGGCGAGATCGCCGGCAAAATGATGTCCACGACGATGGTCAAGGCCGGGCTGGTGCAGGAATGGCATGCGGCGACCCATCTGAACGGTGCGCGTCTGATCACGGTATTAAGCGGTAATGACGCTGCCATACAAAAGAAAACTGAAGCGGACATCAAGGCCACGTCAGCCCGCATCAGCGAAATCCAGAAGCAGCTCGAGACGCTGAAAAATGAGACCGAGGCACCGGTCTATACCGAAATCGGCGAGCGCCGCAGCGCCTACATCAAAGCCCGTACTACCGCCTTCAGTGCAAAAAAAGAAGGCAATGACGAGGCCACCAAAGCCGCAATCGGCGGCCAGCTCGAACCTGCGCTGGCGGCGTATCTGACCACGCTGGACAAACTGGCCAACCAGCAACGCGCCACGATCGACGACGCCAAGGCGGAAGTCGCCCGGCGCGGCCATTCCGGACAATTGCTGATCGCCGTGTTCACCGGCATTGCCTTGCTGGCCGGTCTCGCTTCCGCCATCCTGATCACGCGCGGCTTGCTGCGCCAGCTCGGTGGCGAGCCTGGCTATGCGATGCAAGTCACCGCCAATATCGCCGCCGGCGACCTGCACTCGCCCATCGACCTGCGTCCGGGCGACCAGTCCAGCCTGCTGTTTGCACTGAAAACCATGCGCGACCGGCTCGGCGAAATCGTCGGGCAGGTGCGTGTCGGTACCGACACGATCGCCAATGCCTCCGGCGAAATCGCCAGCGGTAACATGGACCTGTCGGCCCGTACCGAAGCCCAGGCCGGTTCGCTGGAACAGACCGCGTCATCAATGGAAGACCTGATTTCGACGGTGCGCCAGAATGCCGACAATGCCCGCCAGGCCAACAGTCTGGCCGCCAGTGCCTCGGCAGTGGCGGTGCGTGGCGGTGCGGTCGTGGCCGAAGTCGTCGGCACGATGACCTCGATCAATGACTCGTCGAAGAAGATCGTCGATATCATCGGCGTCATCGACAGCATCGCGTTCCAGACCAACATCCTCGCGCTCAATGCCGCCGTCGAAGCAGCCCGCGCCGGTGAACAGGGTCGCGGTTTTGCCGTCGTCGCGGCCGAAGTGCGCAGCCTGGCGCAGCGCTCGGCAACCGCCGCAAAAGAAATCAAGGGATTGATCAGCGATTCGGTCGACAAGGTCGATGCCGGCGCCCGGCTGGTCGATCAGGCCGGCGTGACGATGGATGAAATCGTCACCAGCGTGCAGCGTGTCACCGACATCATGGGCGAGATCTCGTCGGCCAGCGCCGAACAGACCCGTGGCATCGAGCAGATCAACATGGCCATCACCGAGATGGATGACGTCACTCAACAGAACGCAGCGCTGGTCGAACAAGCCGCTGCCGCCGCGCAAAGCATGCAAGACCAGGCCCATCATTTGTCGGACGTGGTCAGTATTTTCCGGCTGGACGGGACGAGTCCACCGCTGCAGGTCGCGGCCAGAAACGGCACGGTGGCTGCCGTACGCCTCCCCGTCGCCAGGAAAGCATTGATCGCACGGGCAGCAGGTGCTTCCTCGCTGGCGGTGAAGAAACCTACCGTTGCCAACGACGACTGGGAAGAATTTTAA
- a CDS encoding cobalamin-binding protein — MPRLLIALLLATSGALAGAAPVSATDDAGHPIRLDAPARRIISLAPHVTELLFAAGAGARLVGVSDYSDFPPAAKIIGSVGGAAALDIERIVMLKPDLVVAWGSGNSASQLARLRALGIAVFDSEPRDFATIASSLERLATLAGSEATGHAAARDFRVRLQTLTSTYQRRATVPVFYQIWRAPLMTLNGQSMVSSAIRLCGGNNIFAQLPQLAPVIGAEAVLQANPEVILTGGDDEAAALADWRRFPSLLAVQRNNLFVINADWLARSGPRLLDGTELLCRQLDSARRKRPS; from the coding sequence ATGCCGCGACTACTGATCGCGTTGTTGCTCGCCACATCAGGCGCGCTCGCCGGGGCCGCACCGGTGTCGGCCACCGATGATGCCGGCCACCCGATCCGGCTTGATGCACCGGCGCGCCGCATCATCAGCCTGGCACCGCACGTGACCGAATTGCTGTTTGCCGCCGGTGCCGGCGCGCGTCTGGTCGGGGTCAGCGATTACAGCGATTTCCCGCCGGCGGCCAAAATAATCGGTTCGGTCGGCGGTGCTGCGGCACTCGATATCGAGCGTATCGTGATGCTCAAGCCCGACCTGGTGGTGGCCTGGGGCAGCGGCAATTCGGCCTCGCAACTGGCACGCCTGCGCGCCCTCGGCATCGCGGTTTTCGACAGCGAACCACGCGATTTCGCGACGATCGCGTCGTCGCTGGAACGGCTGGCAACGCTGGCCGGCAGCGAAGCCACCGGCCACGCTGCGGCGCGCGATTTCCGGGTGCGACTGCAGACACTGACCAGTACCTACCAGCGGCGCGCGACCGTGCCGGTGTTCTACCAGATCTGGCGCGCGCCGCTGATGACGCTCAATGGACAGAGCATGGTGTCGTCAGCGATCCGGCTTTGCGGTGGTAACAACATCTTCGCGCAGCTACCGCAACTCGCCCCCGTGATCGGTGCCGAAGCGGTACTGCAAGCCAATCCCGAAGTCATCCTGACCGGCGGTGACGACGAGGCGGCTGCACTGGCCGACTGGCGTCGCTTTCCATCGTTGCTGGCCGTGCAGCGCAACAACCTGTTCGTCATCAATGCCGACTGGCTGGCCCGCAGCGGCCCGCGTCTGCTCGACGGCACCGAGCTGCTGTGCCGCCAGCTCGACAGCGCGCGCCGCAAACGTCCCTCCTAA
- the panC gene encoding pantoate--beta-alanine ligase — MKIISSIDDLRDQLRGQLRTAFVPTMGNLHDGHLSLIRLARKHGDPVVASIFVNRLQFGPNEDFDKYPRTFQSDVEKLEKEGVYVLFAPTEKDLYPEPQEFRVQPPDDLGNTLEGEFRPGFFTGVTTVVLKLFSCVQPSVAVFGKKDYQQLMIVRNMSRQFALPTTIIAAETFRADDGLALSSRNMYLSEQERATAPQLYQALNAMAAEVRAGQHDVVALERHAMGLLTANGWQPDYMSVRRRSDLQAPSTDEIVRGEPLVVLAAARLGATRLIDNLEV; from the coding sequence ATGAAAATCATTTCCTCGATCGACGATTTGCGCGACCAGTTGCGCGGCCAGTTGCGTACTGCCTTCGTTCCCACGATGGGCAATCTGCATGACGGCCATCTGTCGCTGATCAGGCTGGCCAGGAAACATGGTGATCCGGTGGTCGCATCGATCTTCGTGAATCGGCTGCAGTTCGGGCCGAACGAAGACTTCGACAAGTACCCGCGTACCTTCCAGTCGGATGTCGAGAAGCTCGAAAAAGAAGGCGTCTACGTGCTGTTCGCGCCGACCGAAAAAGACCTCTACCCCGAGCCGCAGGAATTTCGCGTGCAGCCGCCCGATGATCTGGGCAATACGCTGGAAGGTGAGTTCCGGCCGGGGTTTTTTACAGGTGTCACCACCGTCGTGCTGAAGCTGTTTTCGTGCGTGCAGCCGAGCGTGGCCGTATTCGGCAAGAAGGATTACCAGCAGCTGATGATCGTGCGGAACATGTCACGCCAGTTCGCACTGCCGACCACCATCATCGCTGCCGAGACCTTTCGCGCCGACGATGGGCTGGCACTGTCGTCGCGCAATATGTACCTGTCGGAACAGGAACGTGCCACCGCGCCGCAGTTGTATCAGGCACTCAATGCGATGGCCGCCGAAGTGCGCGCCGGCCAGCATGACGTGGTTGCGCTGGAGCGCCACGCGATGGGTCTGCTGACGGCCAACGGCTGGCAGCCGGACTACATGTCGGTGCGCCGTCGCTCGGACCTACAGGCACCGAGCACCGACGAAATCGTGCGCGGCGAACCGCTGGTCGTGCTGGCCGCCGCCAGACTCGGTGCGACACGCCTGATCGATAACCTCGAAGTGTGA